In Capsicum annuum cultivar UCD-10X-F1 unplaced genomic scaffold, UCD10Xv1.1 ctg2682, whole genome shotgun sequence, a single genomic region encodes these proteins:
- the LOC107838890 gene encoding glycine dehydrogenase (decarboxylating), mitochondrial, with protein MEGARKLANRAILKRLVSESKQSRVNAIPSSPASLYRASRYVSSLSPYTFQGRNHAKSFNSHQQVRSISVDALKPSDTFPRRHNSATPEEQSKMTEFCGFQSLDALIDATVPQSIRIESMKFNKFDGGLTESQMIDHMQKLASKNKVFKSYIGMGYYNTYVPPVILRNLLENPAWYTQYTPYQAEISQGRLESLMNYQTMITDLTGLPMSNASLLDEGTAAAEAMAMCNNILKGKKKTFLIASNCHPQTIDICKTRADGFDLKVVKVDLKDIDYKSGDVCGVLVQYPGTEGEILDYGEFIKNAHAHGVKVVMASDLLALTMLKPPGELGADIVVGSAQRFGVPMGYGGPHAAFLATSQEYKRMMPGRIIGVSVDSAGKPALRMAMQTREQHIRRDKATSNICTAQALLANMAAMYAVYHGPEGLKTIAQRVHGLAGTFSAGLKKLGTVEVQDLPFFDTVKVKCSDAKAIADVAYKHDINLRIVDNNTITVSFDETTTLEDVDNLLKVFALGKPVTFTAQSIAQEVENLIPSGLTRETPYLTHQIFNSYHTEHELLRYLHKLQSKDLSLCHSMIPLGSCTMKLNATTEMMPVTWPNFANIHPFAPTELAAGYQEMFDDLGDLLCTITGFDSFSLQPNAGAAGEYAGLMVIRAYHTSRGDHHRNVCIIPVSAHGTNPASAAMCGMKIVAVGTDAKGNINIEELRKAAEANKDKLAALMVTYPSTHGVYEEGIDEICKIIHDNGGQVYMDGANMNAQVGLTSPGFIGADVCHLNLHKTFCIPHGGGGPGMGPIGVKKHLAPYLPSHPVVPTGGLPAPDNSEPLGAISAAPWGSALILPISYTYIAMMGSKGLTDASKIAILNANYMAKRLEKHYPVLFRGVNGTCAHEFIIDLRGFKNTAGIEPEDVAKRLIDYGFHGPTMSWPVPGTLMIEPTESESKAELDRFCDALISIREEIAQIEKGNVDINNNVLKGAPHPPSMLMADAWTKPYSREYAAYPAPWLRSAKFWPTTGRVDNVHGDRNLICTLLPVSEMAEEKAANA; from the exons ATGGAAGGTGCTAGAAAATTGGCAAACAGGGCAATTCTGAAACGTTTGGTTTCAGAATCAAAACAGAGCCGTGTCAATGCAATTCCATCATCCCCAGCATCTCTTTACAGGGCTTCAAGGTATGTATCTTCATTGTCTCCTTACACGTTCCAGGGTAGGAATCATGCAAAATCTTTCAATTCTCACCAACAAGTTAGatcaatatctgttgatgcaTTGAAGCCAAGTGACACTTTCCCACGCCGACATAACTCAGCCACCCCTGAAGAACAAAGCAAAATGACTGAGTTTTGTGGGTTCCAAAGCCTTGATGCACTGATTGATGCCACTGTGCCTCAATCTATTCGTATTGAATCCATGAAGTTTAATAAGTTTGATGGTGGATTAACCGAGTCACAAATGATTGACCATATGCAAAAATTAGCCTCAAAGAATAAGGTTTTTAAGTCATATATTGGGATGGGATATTATAACACGTATGTACCACCTGTTATATTGAGGAATCTTCTGGAGAATCCTGCTTGGTACACTCAGTACACTCCTTATCAAGCTGAGATTTCACAGGGACGTCTTGAGTCCTTGATGAATTATCAGACCATGATTACAGATCTTACTGGTTTGCCAATGTCCAATGCATCTTTACTAGATGAAGGGACCGCAGCAGCTGAGGCTATGGCCATGTGTAACAATATtctgaaaggaaaaaagaaaactttCCTTATTGCAAGCAATTGTCACCCTCAAACTATTGATATTTGTAAGACTAGAGCTGATGGATTTGATCTTAAGGTAGTCAAAGTGGATCTTAAGGACATTGATTATAAGTCTGGTGATGTTTGTGGGGTACTAGTTCAATATCCAGGGACGGAAGGTGAGATCTTGGATTATGGAGAGTTCATTAAGAATGCACATGCTCATGGAGTGAAGGTTGTTATGGCATCTGATCTTTTGGCCTTGACAATGTTGAAACCTCCTGGTGAACTTGGAGCAGATATTGTTGTTGGTTCTGCTCAGAGGTTTGGAGTGCCTATGGGTTATGGAGGTCCTCATGCAGCTTTCTTGGCAACTTCCCAAGAATACAAGAGAATGATGCCTGGAAGAATTATTGGTGTCAGTGTTGATTCTGCAGGAAAACCTGCTCTTCGTATGGCGATGCAGACCAGGGAACAACACATCCGCAGGGACAAGGCTACGAGTAACATTTGCACAGCACAG GCTTTGCTTGCCAACATGGCTGCCATGTATGCTGTCTATCATGGACCTGAGGGGCTAAAAACCATTGCCCAACGTGTTCATGGTCTTGCTGGAACATTTTCTGCTGGTCTCAAAAAGCTTGGAACCGTAGAAGTTCAGGATCTTCCATTCTTTGACACTGTAAAGGTTAAGTGTTCCGATGCAAAAGCAATTGCTGATGTTGCTTACAAGCATGACATTAACTTGCGGATTGTGGACAACAATACT ATAACTGTATCTTTTGATGAAACTACTACCTTGGAAGATGTGGACAATCTGCTTAAAGTTTTTGCCTTGGGAAAGCCA GTCACGTTCACTGCTCAATCAATTGCACAAGAGGTCGAAAATCTGATTCCTTCTGGACTTACAAGGGAGACTCCATATTTGACTCACCAAATATTCAACTC GTACCATACGGAGCATGAGTTACTGAGATACCTTCATAAGCTGCAATCGAAGGACCTCTCCTTGTGCCATAGCATGATTCCTTTGGGCTCCTGCACAATGAAATTGAATGCCACAACAGAGATGATGCCAGTGACATGGCCTAACTTCGCAAATATTCACCCTTTTGCACCCACTGAACTGGCAGCTGGCTATCAG GAAATGTTCGACGATTTAGGTGACCTATTGTGTACAATTACAGGTTTTGATTCCTTCTCGTTGCAGCCTAATGCTGGTGCTGCTGGAGAATATGCTGGATTGATGGTTATTCGTGCATATCATACG TCGAGGGGTGACCATCACCGCAATGTATGCATCATTCCTGTATCAGCACATGGAACAAATCCTGCAAGTGCTGCAATGTGTGGGATGAAAATTGTTGCTGTTGGGACAGATGCAAAAGGAAACATTAATATTGAAGAGTTGAGGAAGGCTGCTGAGGCAAATAAGGATAAACTTGCTGCTCTCATG GTTACCTATCCATCAACACATGGAGTTTACGAGGAAGGAATTGATGAGATATGTAAGATAATCCATGACAATGGTGGTCAGGTGTACATGGATGGAGCTAACATGAATGCACAG GTCGGTTTGACAAGCCCTGGTTTTATTGGTGCTGATGTTTGTCATCTAAATCTCCATAAAACATTCTGCATTCCTCATGGTGGAGGAGGTCCTGGAATGGGTCCAATTGGAGTGAAGAAGCACTTGGCACCATATTTGCCATCACACCCTGTG GTGCCAACTGGAGGGCTCCCAGCTCCCGACAATAGTGAGCCACTTGGTGCTATTTCTGCTGCACCCTGGGGTTCTGCACTTATTTTGCCGATTTCATATACCTACATTGCGATGATGGGGTCTAAGGGACTTACAGATGCATCAAAGATAGCTATCCTGAATGCAAACTACATGGCTAAGCGTTTGGAG AAGCACTACCCAGTTCTCTTCCGAGGTGTCAATGGAACATGTGCCCACGAGTTTATCATTGACCTGAGGGGCTTTAAG AATACTGCTGGGATAGAACCTGAAGATGTTGCTAAACGTCTTATTGACTATGGATTTCATGGACCTACAATGTCTTGGCCGGTTCCTGGTACGCTTATGATTGAACCCACTGAAAGTGAAAGCAAG GCGGAACTAGACAGGTTTTGTGATGCACTCATCTCCATCCGAGAAGAAATCGCTCAGATTGAGAAAGGGAATGTTGATATTAACAACAATGTTCTCAAG GGGGCTCCTCATCCACCATCAATGCTCATGGCTGATGCATGGACAAAACCATATTCTCGGGAATATGCTGCGTACCCTGCTCCATGGCTAAGGAGTGCCAAATTCTGGCCAACTACAG GACGAGTGGACAATGTGCATGGAGATCGCAACCTCATCTGCACCCTTCTTCCTGTGTCAGAAATGGCGGAAGAAAAAGCTGCAAATGCTTAA